One genomic region from Solwaraspora sp. WMMD792 encodes:
- a CDS encoding SpoIIE family protein phosphatase, which translates to MTQVAGEPARWRDQAGQLGRSALIALCVAAAYALGSGCAWLLFHASAVGAVFFPPAGVTLGALALTRRRHWPWILGAVGLTEFGIDLWQGLGPLSALGFALTNVVEPLVGAAGLRWLRPGRIDLTRYRDAAAFLLYPVGIGPLVGAVIGATTSAVGTGGVWWPALGRFWAGDGLAVLTLGAALVGLDAIRGRVRLWQLVRGGTALAGTGALTVVGFWPRELPLAYLPVPVLLAVGFRGRVATIGAAGFVMAFAANLLSAAGHGPWSVLAGQPRLEAASLQVYLAVVVLGAWALAIAVAERDRAQAESRREVAARRRLQALQDVTAGLATAATSDQVIRVLVDRGVGLVADHGAVALTDQAGGSVRCWLTAALAEQVTGGFATFPLDGPDRLPVVDVIRTGRPVQLPTLAALDARYPVLADAHLRTGTRSLLAVPVKVGDRCLGALAFAFRRDDAITPEVVSIARTLAELAGQAVDRAAMYESEHAAAHQLQRALLPQISPDLPGVTAAVCYRPAEHGRDVGGDWYDVFELPGNRVGIAVGDVVGHGLSSAITMGRLQQSLRSVAQTGASPVEVLEALDTACQTIDGADFATVGYAEYSPTDRVLTYACAGHLPPLLVAGGTSRYLTDARSLPLRLTAQPRTQAQIAVPDSAMLVWYSDGLVERRGQVIDAGLDRLGRAAAGLSGTEPQVWCDRLLDAMTDGQVITDDTVVACVHLDGLPTGTDGSPVLRLTLTSPADLSAARRALRDWSAGNDLTSDQVDALLATCNEALINSLEHAYHGRPDGPVALQVMLLDRQQVRVEVTDRGHWRGHSHDGSDRGRGIDLINRMARRLVLDLSGAGTRVTITLPGR; encoded by the coding sequence TTGACACAGGTCGCCGGCGAGCCGGCACGCTGGCGGGACCAGGCCGGGCAGTTGGGCCGGTCGGCGCTGATCGCGCTCTGCGTCGCCGCCGCGTACGCGCTCGGCTCCGGCTGCGCCTGGTTGCTGTTCCACGCCTCGGCCGTCGGCGCGGTGTTCTTCCCGCCGGCCGGGGTGACCCTCGGTGCGCTGGCGCTGACCCGCCGCCGACACTGGCCGTGGATCCTCGGTGCCGTCGGTCTCACCGAGTTCGGCATCGACCTGTGGCAAGGGCTCGGCCCGCTGAGCGCACTCGGCTTCGCGCTGACCAACGTCGTCGAACCGCTGGTCGGTGCCGCCGGGCTGCGGTGGCTGCGGCCGGGCCGGATCGACCTGACCCGGTACCGCGACGCGGCGGCGTTCCTGCTCTACCCGGTGGGCATCGGCCCGTTGGTCGGCGCGGTGATCGGGGCCACGACCAGCGCGGTCGGCACCGGCGGCGTCTGGTGGCCGGCGTTGGGCCGGTTCTGGGCCGGCGACGGGCTCGCGGTGCTCACCCTCGGTGCCGCCCTGGTCGGTCTCGACGCGATCCGCGGCCGGGTCCGACTGTGGCAGCTGGTCCGGGGCGGTACGGCGTTGGCCGGCACCGGAGCGCTCACCGTCGTCGGTTTCTGGCCCCGCGAGCTGCCGCTGGCCTACCTGCCGGTGCCGGTGCTGCTCGCGGTCGGCTTCCGGGGCCGGGTGGCGACCATCGGGGCGGCCGGGTTCGTGATGGCGTTCGCCGCGAACCTGCTCAGCGCCGCCGGGCACGGGCCGTGGTCGGTGCTGGCCGGACAGCCCCGGCTGGAGGCGGCATCGCTGCAGGTCTACCTGGCGGTGGTGGTACTCGGTGCCTGGGCGCTGGCGATCGCGGTGGCGGAGCGGGACCGGGCGCAAGCCGAGTCACGTCGTGAGGTGGCCGCCCGCCGGCGGTTGCAGGCGCTGCAGGACGTCACTGCCGGGCTGGCCACCGCCGCCACGTCCGACCAGGTGATCCGGGTGCTGGTCGACCGGGGCGTCGGCCTGGTCGCCGACCACGGCGCGGTGGCGCTCACCGATCAGGCCGGCGGCTCGGTCCGCTGCTGGCTGACGGCGGCCCTCGCCGAGCAGGTCACCGGAGGCTTCGCCACGTTCCCGCTCGACGGGCCGGACCGGTTGCCGGTCGTCGACGTGATCCGGACCGGCCGGCCGGTCCAACTGCCGACCCTGGCGGCGCTGGACGCGCGCTACCCCGTACTCGCCGACGCCCACCTCCGGACCGGCACCCGCAGTCTGCTGGCGGTGCCGGTCAAGGTCGGCGACCGCTGCCTCGGTGCGCTGGCGTTCGCGTTCCGTCGCGACGACGCGATCACCCCGGAGGTGGTTTCGATCGCCCGTACCCTCGCCGAACTCGCGGGTCAGGCCGTCGACCGGGCAGCCATGTACGAGTCCGAGCACGCCGCCGCGCACCAGTTGCAACGGGCGTTGCTGCCGCAGATCTCGCCGGACCTGCCCGGCGTCACCGCTGCGGTCTGCTACCGGCCGGCGGAGCACGGTCGCGACGTCGGCGGCGACTGGTACGACGTGTTCGAACTGCCCGGCAACCGGGTGGGTATCGCCGTCGGGGACGTCGTCGGCCACGGGTTGTCGTCGGCGATCACCATGGGCCGGCTGCAGCAGTCGCTGCGCTCGGTGGCGCAGACCGGTGCGTCGCCGGTCGAGGTGCTGGAGGCGCTGGACACCGCCTGCCAGACGATCGACGGGGCCGACTTCGCGACCGTCGGGTACGCCGAGTACAGCCCCACCGACCGGGTGCTCACCTACGCCTGCGCGGGTCATCTGCCGCCGCTGCTGGTGGCCGGCGGGACCAGCCGCTACCTGACCGACGCCCGGTCGCTGCCGCTGCGCCTGACCGCGCAGCCCCGGACCCAGGCCCAGATCGCGGTCCCCGACTCGGCGATGCTGGTCTGGTACTCCGACGGCCTGGTCGAGCGGCGCGGCCAGGTGATCGACGCCGGGTTGGACCGGCTGGGCCGGGCCGCCGCCGGGTTGTCCGGCACCGAGCCGCAGGTCTGGTGCGACCGGCTGCTGGACGCGATGACCGACGGCCAGGTGATCACCGACGACACGGTGGTGGCCTGCGTGCATCTGGACGGGCTGCCCACCGGCACGGACGGCTCTCCGGTGCTGCGGCTGACCCTGACCTCCCCCGCCGACCTGTCCGCCGCGCGCCGGGCGCTGCGGGACTGGTCCGCCGGAAACGACCTGACGTCGGATCAGGTCGACGCGCTGCTGGCCACCTGCAACGAGGCCCTGATCAACTCGTTGGAGCACGCCTACCACGGGCGGCCGGACGGCCCGGTCGCGTTGCAGGTGATGTTGCTGGACCGGCAGCAGGTCCGGGTCGAGGTCACCGACCGGGGACACTGGCGGGGCCACTCGCACGACGGGTCCGACCGGGGGCGCGGGATCGATCTGATCAACCGGATGGCCCGCCGGCTGGTGCTCGACCTCTCCGGTGCCGGCACCCGGGTCACCATCACCCTGCCGGGCCGGTAG
- a CDS encoding trypsin-like serine protease: MSRTLASRLATAALALAVTAGLGLVTAGPAGAVANGTIVPDGKYRFSVKLTMTGIPTADGGRRNSACSGALIHPQWVVTAGHCFRTFDGVRVDRPVADLTTATVGRADLTGDGGQVATVIAVRQSPTNDLALAKLDQPVRGIKPIALAHRPPRVGAIVRLTGYGADNSVDPVPSTVLRTGLFAVTEVADSTIGVTGRYPHPDTSACPYDSGAPYFVERGRHGPALVSVESFGPGCPHSDVETTSRVDNITDWIRQAIRS; encoded by the coding sequence GTGTCCCGTACCCTCGCCTCCCGCCTGGCCACGGCGGCCCTCGCGCTGGCCGTGACGGCCGGCCTCGGCCTCGTCACCGCCGGGCCGGCCGGTGCCGTCGCCAACGGCACGATCGTCCCCGACGGCAAGTACCGGTTCTCGGTGAAGTTGACGATGACCGGAATCCCGACGGCCGACGGTGGCCGCCGTAACAGCGCCTGCTCCGGAGCCCTGATCCACCCGCAGTGGGTGGTCACCGCCGGGCACTGCTTCCGGACCTTCGACGGCGTACGGGTCGACCGCCCGGTCGCCGACCTGACCACCGCGACCGTCGGCCGGGCGGACCTCACCGGCGACGGCGGCCAGGTCGCCACCGTGATCGCGGTACGCCAGTCGCCCACCAACGACCTGGCGCTGGCAAAGCTGGACCAGCCGGTCCGCGGCATCAAGCCGATCGCCCTGGCCCACCGGCCGCCGCGGGTCGGCGCCATCGTCCGGCTCACCGGATACGGTGCCGACAACTCGGTCGACCCGGTGCCGTCGACCGTGCTGCGCACCGGGCTGTTCGCCGTCACCGAGGTCGCCGACTCGACCATCGGCGTGACCGGCCGGTACCCGCACCCGGACACCAGCGCCTGCCCGTACGACTCCGGTGCCCCGTACTTCGTCGAGCGGGGTCGCCACGGCCCGGCGCTGGTGTCGGTGGAGAGCTTCGGCCCGGGCTGTCCGCACTCCGACGTCGAGACGACCTCGCGGGTCGACAACATCACCGACTGGATTCGCCAGGCGATCCGGAGCTGA
- a CDS encoding peptidase inhibitor family I36 protein, translating to MTQRIRTRLLSRRLAPALLAVAVLATGLQSGVAAAGPTNVQSRVDAYLAAHPGGTQINQTDIAYSGGVFIVSVARPAEARPLAGPDCPGGWFCFYDGTNYTYPRGRLSDCGWQDLGRWGWRNRTESVHYNLNYGSTTFLDETGPTDTKLFVVDTARRTMPDVSPHRNRADYVYRACT from the coding sequence ATGACGCAACGCATTCGGACCCGCCTGCTAAGCCGGCGGCTGGCGCCCGCTCTACTGGCCGTCGCCGTGCTGGCCACCGGACTGCAGTCCGGCGTCGCCGCCGCCGGGCCCACCAATGTCCAGTCACGGGTGGACGCCTACCTGGCAGCCCACCCCGGCGGCACCCAGATCAACCAGACCGACATCGCCTACTCCGGCGGGGTGTTCATCGTCAGCGTTGCCCGCCCCGCCGAAGCCAGGCCGCTCGCCGGACCGGACTGCCCCGGCGGCTGGTTCTGCTTCTACGACGGCACCAACTACACCTATCCGCGGGGCCGGCTCAGCGACTGCGGATGGCAGGACCTCGGCCGCTGGGGGTGGCGCAACCGGACCGAGTCCGTGCACTACAACCTCAACTACGGCAGCACCACCTTCCTCGACGAGACCGGCCCGACCGACACCAAACTCTTCGTGGTCGACACGGCCCGCCGGACCATGCCCGACGTCTCACCGCACCGCAACCGGGCCGACTACGTCTACCGCGCGTGCACCTGA
- a CDS encoding RNA polymerase sigma factor, whose amino-acid sequence MSQHHALLWTILFQRLEDTGVAEDLLQETFVRAWLHRADGHQIRHPRAWLYRVARRLAERRLGKDRRSQQTRRTTSLTLVVSNDGDLGAGILRQDVARLGRRLSVKDRECLLLTSYGVSTADIAAMLRMSPAAVRRSLRRTRRALHKLRDEVQGRRTRRTWRIPARRGKD is encoded by the coding sequence GTGAGTCAGCATCATGCGCTGCTGTGGACGATATTGTTTCAGCGCCTCGAGGACACCGGAGTCGCCGAAGATCTTCTGCAGGAGACATTCGTCAGGGCATGGCTGCACCGTGCGGACGGTCACCAGATCCGGCATCCGAGGGCGTGGCTCTACCGGGTGGCCCGACGACTGGCCGAGAGACGCCTGGGCAAGGACCGTCGCAGCCAGCAGACCCGGCGTACCACCTCGCTGACCCTGGTGGTCAGCAACGACGGTGACCTGGGCGCCGGGATCCTGCGGCAGGACGTGGCCCGGCTCGGTCGGCGGCTCAGCGTCAAGGACCGGGAGTGCCTGCTGCTGACCAGCTACGGCGTCAGCACGGCCGACATCGCCGCCATGTTGCGGATGAGCCCGGCAGCGGTACGGCGATCGCTGCGCCGGACCCGCCGCGCGTTGCACAAGCTACGGGACGAGGTGCAGGGCCGGCGTACCCGGCGTACCTGGCGCATCCCGGCCAGACGTGGGAAGGACTGA